A region of Ochrobactrum quorumnocens DNA encodes the following proteins:
- a CDS encoding response regulator transcription factor, with translation MKEASATQTIALVDDDRNILTSVSIALESEGYRVETYTDGASALDGLMARPPNLAIFDIKMPRMDGMELLRRLRQKSDLPVIFLTSKDDEIDELFGLKMGADDFITKPFSQRLLVERVKAVLRRVAARDGTAKPTGQQAKSLERGQLVMDQERHTCTWKGEPVTLTVTEFLILHSLAQRPGVVKSRDALMDAAYDEQVYVDDRTIDSHIKRLRKKFKSVDDDFEMIETLYGVGYRFREA, from the coding sequence ATGAAGGAAGCTTCGGCAACGCAGACAATTGCGCTGGTCGACGATGACCGTAACATTCTGACCTCCGTTTCCATTGCTCTGGAGTCGGAAGGCTATCGCGTGGAGACCTATACCGATGGGGCTTCCGCATTGGATGGCCTGATGGCGCGCCCACCGAACCTCGCGATCTTCGATATCAAGATGCCGCGCATGGATGGTATGGAACTCTTGCGCCGTTTGCGCCAGAAGTCCGATCTCCCGGTGATCTTCCTGACTTCCAAGGATGATGAGATCGACGAATTGTTCGGCCTCAAAATGGGTGCCGACGATTTTATTACCAAGCCTTTCTCGCAACGCCTTCTGGTCGAGCGAGTGAAGGCAGTTCTGCGCCGCGTCGCAGCGCGCGACGGCACTGCAAAGCCGACAGGTCAGCAGGCAAAGTCGCTGGAACGCGGTCAGCTGGTCATGGATCAGGAACGCCACACCTGTACCTGGAAGGGTGAACCGGTAACGCTGACCGTGACGGAGTTCCTCATCTTGCATTCGCTGGCACAGCGCCCCGGTGTTGTGAAAAGCCGTGACGCGCTGATGGATGCGGCCTATGATGAGCAGGTCTACGTGGATGATCGAACTATCGACAGCCACATCAAGCGTCTGCGCAAGAAGTTCAAGTCGGTCGATGACGACTTTGAGATGATCGAAACGCTCTATGGCGTCGGTTATCGCTTCCGTGAAGCGTAA
- a CDS encoding stimulus-sensing domain-containing protein, protein MVAETRKDSAVTMRERRARRQRSLFLRRLFAPFSRFLGQFLFSSLTRRILFLNLAALAVLVSGILYMNQFREGLIDAKIESLLTQGKIIAAAISSSATVDTNSLMIDPEKLLELQAGQSITPSPDSPDNWEFPINPEKVSPLLRQLISPTSTRARIYDHYANLLLDSRSLYAPAFASGGPVYRYDLPAIEEDTPSAWERFTGWFSRLFYGGGLPLYQEQPGGNGLAYQEIVRALTGSPQTAQRRNQQGELVVSVAVPIQQSRAILGVLLLSTEGDDIDKIVQGERMAVFRVFGVVAAVMVILSLFLASTIASPLRKLAAAADRVRLGVKSREEIPDFSERQDEVGHLSTSIRAMTDALYTRIEAIESFAADVSHELKNPLTSLRSAVETLPLAKNDDSRKRLLDVIQHDVRRLDRLITDISDASRLDAELAREHSDRVDMKTLLNSLVAAAREVRRNKIGTEIVFNTGKLPSGKKGFFVAGHDLRLGQVISNLIENARSFVPEDTGRIVVTLNGEGGRLRVLVEDNGPGIPIENIERIFERFYTDRPASEAFGQNSGLGLSISRQIIEAHGGTLTAENIIDPADPDHMKGARFIVDLPASA, encoded by the coding sequence ATGGTCGCCGAAACCCGGAAAGACAGTGCCGTTACCATGAGAGAACGTAGGGCGCGGCGGCAACGTTCGCTCTTCCTGCGTCGTCTTTTTGCGCCTTTCAGCCGGTTTCTCGGTCAGTTTCTGTTCTCGAGCCTGACGCGCCGCATACTGTTCCTCAATCTTGCCGCCCTTGCTGTGCTGGTTTCTGGCATCCTCTATATGAACCAGTTCCGTGAGGGGCTGATTGACGCCAAGATCGAAAGCCTGCTCACACAAGGCAAGATTATCGCGGCTGCTATTTCGTCATCAGCCACGGTCGATACCAACTCGCTGATGATCGATCCGGAAAAGCTTTTGGAGCTTCAAGCCGGGCAGAGCATCACGCCATCGCCTGATTCGCCCGATAATTGGGAGTTCCCGATTAATCCGGAAAAAGTATCGCCGCTCTTGCGTCAGTTGATTTCACCAACCAGTACGCGTGCCCGCATTTACGATCATTACGCAAACCTGCTGCTCGATTCCCGCTCACTTTACGCACCGGCTTTTGCTTCCGGTGGTCCGGTATACCGCTATGATCTGCCAGCCATCGAAGAAGATACGCCAAGTGCCTGGGAGCGTTTCACCGGCTGGTTCTCCCGTCTTTTCTATGGTGGCGGTCTGCCGCTTTATCAGGAGCAACCCGGCGGCAATGGTCTCGCCTATCAGGAAATCGTTCGCGCACTGACGGGCTCGCCACAAACGGCACAGCGCCGTAACCAGCAAGGTGAACTGGTGGTGTCGGTTGCGGTGCCAATCCAGCAATCGCGCGCCATTCTGGGTGTCCTTCTGCTTTCGACCGAAGGCGACGACATCGATAAAATCGTTCAAGGCGAGCGCATGGCCGTTTTCCGTGTGTTCGGTGTTGTTGCTGCCGTCATGGTGATCTTGTCGCTGTTTCTAGCGTCCACCATTGCAAGCCCGCTCAGAAAGCTGGCTGCTGCTGCCGACCGTGTGCGTCTTGGTGTAAAAAGCCGCGAGGAAATCCCGGATTTCTCAGAACGCCAGGACGAGGTTGGCCATTTGTCGACCTCTATTCGTGCGATGACCGATGCGCTTTATACCCGTATTGAAGCGATTGAGAGCTTTGCGGCCGACGTGAGCCACGAGCTGAAAAATCCCCTCACCTCGCTTCGAAGCGCGGTCGAAACTCTGCCACTTGCCAAAAATGATGATTCGCGCAAACGCTTGCTCGACGTCATTCAGCACGATGTCCGCCGCCTCGACCGCCTGATTACCGATATTTCGGATGCTTCACGTCTGGATGCGGAACTGGCGCGCGAACATTCTGATCGCGTTGATATGAAGACGCTGTTGAACAGTCTGGTGGCTGCCGCGCGCGAAGTGCGCCGCAACAAAATCGGCACCGAGATCGTATTTAATACCGGCAAATTGCCGTCCGGCAAAAAGGGCTTCTTTGTTGCTGGTCATGATTTGCGTCTGGGACAGGTCATCAGCAATCTTATCGAAAACGCGCGTTCCTTCGTTCCCGAAGATACAGGGCGTATCGTTGTCACTCTGAACGGCGAAGGTGGTCGTTTGCGGGTGCTGGTCGAAGATAACGGGCCTGGTATTCCGATCGAAAATATCGAGCGTATCTTTGAGCGCTTCTATACTGATCGCCCGGCTTCTGAGGCTTTTGGCCAGAATTCTGGTCTTGGCCTTTCGATCAGCCGTCAGATTATCGAGGCACATGGCGGAACGCTGACCGCGGAAAACATCATCGACCCAGCCGATCCTGATCATATGAAAGGCGCGCGCTTTATCGTCGATCTTCCGGCCAGCGCGTGA
- a CDS encoding HPr kinase/phosphorylase, with translation MTPEEEKSGLHATTVQLQGRGVMLMGKSGAGKTELALTLVERAIARNEQASLVADDRTLLHAESGKLIARVPQTLAGGVEIRGAGLFTVAYVEQTPLDLVVRLVDRDGAERYPSGENWHFEGVEVPCLLLPALSSNGDSNALSRAIEATLFLKPWP, from the coding sequence ATGACACCCGAAGAGGAAAAAAGCGGCCTTCATGCAACGACTGTGCAGTTGCAGGGCCGTGGTGTCATGCTGATGGGTAAGTCTGGCGCGGGGAAGACAGAACTAGCCCTTACGCTTGTCGAACGTGCGATTGCTCGCAATGAACAGGCTTCACTTGTCGCCGACGACCGCACTTTATTGCATGCGGAAAGCGGGAAGCTGATTGCGCGTGTGCCGCAAACATTGGCTGGCGGTGTCGAAATCCGCGGCGCGGGCCTTTTCACTGTTGCTTATGTGGAACAGACGCCGCTCGATCTTGTGGTCAGGCTGGTCGATCGCGACGGGGCCGAGCGCTATCCGAGTGGCGAAAACTGGCATTTCGAAGGTGTCGAAGTTCCATGTCTGCTGCTCCCTGCCCTTTCATCGAATGGCGATTCTAATGCACTTTCGCGGGCGATTGAGGCTACTTTGTTTTTAAAACCCTGGCCGTAA